The Fulvivirga maritima genome segment GCCTGCAAATATAAAAATTATATTTTAATAAGTCATATTTCAGTGTCTTGCAAGGGCTTATAGTTGGCCATTCTTGCTATAATTTAACACTTCCTTAAAGTACTTTCATTAAGTATTGATAGAAACGGATCATGCAGGTAATGTCATGCTTGTGAACCTTTTCATACGGAGAGTGCACATTATCTTCAGCAGCTCCTATAAAACACCAGTCAAAAGGATAAGGTGATGTTTGTAGCTCACGGCCATCACTGGAGCCACTGCCTTCTACTTCCAGCTGAAAGTCAATCCCTGATTCATTAGCGTGTTGAATAATTTTTTGGATATAACTCTTCCTGGGTATGTTTCGGTCTCGCATAGATACTACTACTCCACTGCCTGGGAGCACGCCATCGGTGATCCAGGTAATGTCAGAAATGAGCGCTTGCTTTATCTGCCATTTCTCATAAATAAACTTGGCCAGATAAGGTACTGAGCCCCCGCCATGCTCTTCCCACGTGCTGAATACTATAACGCCATCAGTAAGTGTTTCTGCCAGCTTTAAGACGTTATAGATTCCCAGTCTATTGTCTAGGTAGCAAGAGGAAATGTATTCTTCAGTTTCTTCAAAATTGCACTTAAATACCAGGTCTGTGCCGGTTTCTATAGGTCTTCCAAATTTGTAGAATAGCTGGTGGTCATCATTTACTTCCAGTTCACATTCTATGGGGCCAAGATTATCCTGACCTACTAACTCGTAGCCTGTTTGTGCATCTGGCCCGCCAATAGGCACTAGCTGATTTTGATACCTTACAGTAAAGCCAATAGAATCCATGTGTGCAAAAACGGCTGTTCTGGGAGATCCGAATTTTAAAATGATACAATCCTGCAACTCATCACCTTCGTAAATTTCAGGAGAACATTTCCACTGGTCTTTGTTATCATTAATATAGTCAAGTAAGAATTTTTTCATTAAACCTTCGTTTCCAGAAGGAGCATGGACTTGACAAAGGTTTTTTAATAATTTCATAAAAAAGTGAAATTTGATTATATAATTAAATTAAGGGGAATGATAACAGGTTAATTGTTTATTTTTACCCTATATTAAAAGTTTTGAATAGTAAGAATTATAAATAAATATCTTCTAAACGATTAAATGCTGAATATTTTAAACCATTCACCATCCGCCATAAATCATTTCTTATACGAAATGCGGCATAAAGATATCCAAAAGGACCGAGCCAAATTTCGAAATAACTTAAAAAGGTTAGGAATGATCATGGCCTATGAAATATCCCGAAAATTTACGTATTCAGCAAAGACAATAACTACTCCGCTTGCCGAGCATGACGTTCAGCTTATCGAGGACAAGCCGGTGTTAATAGGTGTTCTACGAGCCGCCACTCCTTTTTTGGATGGCTTTATTGAGGTGTTTGATGATTCTGATGTAGGTTTTATTGGAGCTTATAGAGTAGAAGAAGGAGATGAAATAGAAGCTACTTTAGAGTACAAGGCTACTAACTCATTAGAAGGCAAGACCGTGATATTGATTGATCCTATGTTAGCTACCGGTAAATCGGTGCTAACCTCTGTAAATACATTGGTAAATAATGGTAAGCCGGCACATGTACACATAGCTGCTGCTGTAGCAGCACCGGAGGGGGTGAGTTATATTTCTGAAAACTTAAAGACTAACCACACCATATGGACTGCGGCGCTAGATGAAAAGCTCAATGAAAAGGCATATATAGTGCCTGGATTGGGTGATGCCGGAGATCTTTGTTTTGGCCCAAAATTGTAAGTAAATTTCTATGTTACCAGAAATAGGTATGCTCATAGTTGGCCTCATTATACTCATAGTAGGAGGCGACTTGTTGGTGAGAGGTGCGTCTAGTATAGCCTTGAGGTCACATATTTCGCCCTTAGTGGTAGGGCTTACCATTGTGGCTTTTGGTACTTCTGCTCCTGAACTTTTAATAAGCATAAAAGCTGCTTTAGGTGGTAGCCCAGATATGACCATGGGTAATGTGGTGGGCTCCAATATCTGTAACCTCGGCTTAGTGCTGGGTGTAACCGCTATGATAGGACCTATTATGGTGAGGCAAGATAGTATAAAAATAGACTGGCCTGTAACTATGGGGAGTTCATTACTGTTATACTATGTAGTGAAGGAAGATGTGGGGATGATTAAAGCTTATGAGGGCGGTATATTTATTATGTTTTTAATAGCATATACTGTTTTTATAATTAGAAAATCAAGGAAAGAAACCAAAGCGAAAATGTCTAACAGCGAAGGCTTGGACATACCTAAGGCCTCTAAGAGTTTATGGAAAGATATTGCGCTGATTGCAGCAGGTTGCCTTGGACTTTATTTTGGTTCTGAGTGGTTTGTGGGTGGTGCTAAAGAAATGGCCGGTCTTCTGGGAGTAAGTGAAAGGGTAATAGGGATTACGGTGCTGGCTTTAGGTACTAGTTTGCCAGAGTTAGTTACAGCCATAGTGGCTTCATTAAAAAAACAAACAGATTTAGCCCTGGGAAATCTCATGGGCTCAAACATTTTTAATATCCTTTCTATTTTAGGTATAACCAGCATAATTAAAAACATTCATGTGAGTGATCAGATTATACATCATGACATGGTGGCAATGCTGTTAATAACGCTCATACTTTTTCCTATTATGGTATTTAAACGTGTGGTAGGGAGAATAGCAGGAGTTATATTGTTAAGCTTGTACTTAGTATATACTTATACTGTAATTAGTTAATGGAAGCGGAGATATTGAAGATATTGAGCATTGTGATGCTTACAATGCTGAAATTTATTGCAGGTCCTACCCTAGGTTTTGCCGGAGGGTTTAGTTTGCTTAGTACTATACTTATTACCATCACCGGTATGATGTGCAGTGTATTCCTCTTTACTTTTTTGGGTGATTTTTTGAAAGAAAAGGTATTTGGCAGGTTCTTTAAAAAAAAGCGAAAATTTACTAAAAGAAGCAGGCAGTTTGTTACTATCTGGAAAAAATATGGAATAGTAGGCGTTGCAGCTCTCACTCCAATAATATTTACCCCAATAGGCGGCACTATATTGCTTAGTAGCATGGGTACTCCTAAGAAAACCATAATATTTGTTATGCTACTCAGTGCTGTGTTTTGGGCATGCTTCTTCTCTAGTATTATTTATTTCTTTGGAATGAAAATACTGCCCGACTTCATGCAGTAATCAACCTTCATTCTCATCTTCATCAGGAAGCATTTCAATATCCTGAATGAGTACTGATTTAGATATTTTTTGTCCAGTAGGTGTTGCAGCGAGTCCACCAAGGGCGGTTTCTTTATATCGCGCCTCCATACTTTGTCCTACTTCACCCATGGCATCTACACACTCATCTACAGGAATTACTCCACTTAAATTTGCCAGAGCCATTTGGGCTGATGAATTGGCTATTGCCGCAGCACTGGCATTTCTTACTACGCAAGGCACTTCCACCAAACCCGCCACAGGGTCGCACACTAAGCCCAGCATGCATTGAATGGTTATGGCTACCGCGTTAAATACCTGGTCTATGTCTCCATCTAGGCAATAAACTATGGCGCCAGATGCCATAGCCGCAGCGCTACCGGTCTCTGCCTGGCAGCCTCCTACAGCTCCTGCCAGAGATGCTTTCTGTTCTATAATTAATGCTATACCGGCGCCTACCAGTAATCCTTCCAGTATTTTATGGTCTTCAAGGCCATGGATCTCTTGCAATGTGTAAAGCGTGCCAGGTAGTATACCCGAAGCTCCTGCGGTAGGAGCGGCTACAATTCTGCCCATGCAGGAGTTCACTTCTTTAGCTGCTAAGGCTCTGGAAATAAGGTTTTTAAATTCCTTAGATAATACCACTTGCTGGTGTTGAAAGACTTTTTTTGCTCCATTGTTAATCATGCCGGAGCGAGAGCTCATGTCTTCGTTAAGGCCTGTTTCTACGGCCTCTTTCATTACACCGTAGGCCTTTTCTAAGCCTGTCCATATTTCATCTGCTGTACGTCCTTTCTGCTCTTGCTCATAGTCTAGCACAGTTTCATAGAGCTTTAAGTCGTGCTCAGCACAATATTTTTTCCAGCTTGCAAAATCATTGAACAAAAAAGCCATTGTATTTTTCAGTTTAGGGTGTCGAAAATATACTCAAAGGTATCATCTAGTAGGGCACATCTACAAATAGATAACACATTATGTCAGATTTTGGGGAGAGAAAAGCTTGTCGGCGAGGGTAAAATGAAAAGGCCGTCTTACAAAAAATGTAGGACGGCCTTTAATATGTTTATAATCAAAATGATTATCCGTTCATTGAAATAAGGAATTCTTCGTTATTTCTTGTTCCTTTCATTTTTGAAAGCAAGAATTCCATCGCCTCGTTAGAGTTCATGTCAGACATAAATTTGCGAAGGATCCATACTCTTTTGAAGTTCTTCCTCGCTAAGGAGTAAATCTTCTCTACGAGTACCTGAAGCAGGTACATCAATAGCAGGATAAACTCTTTTGTTAGAAAGTTTTCTATCCAGTTGAAGTTCCATGTTACCTGTTCCTTTGAATTCTTCAAAGATAACTTCATCCATTTTAGAACCAGTTTCTATCAGAGCAGTAGCAATAATAGTTAATGAACCACCATTTTCTACATTTCTTGCAGCTCCAAAGAATCTTTAGGTTTATGAAGTGCGTTAGCATCAACACCACCAGAAAGAATTTTACCTGATGAAGGCACAGTAGTGTTATACGCTCTGGCCAGTCTGGTAATAGAGTCAAGTAGAATAACTACGTCATGACCACACTCAACCATTCTTTTGGCTTTTTCTAACACCATGCTAGAAACCTTCACGTGTCTTTCTGCCTGCTCATCAAAAGTTGAAGATACTACCTCAGCTTTTACGCTTCTGGCCATATCAGTAACTTCTTCAGGTCTTTCATCTATCAATAATATGATTAGATAACACTCAGGGTGGTTTTCAGCAATAGCATTAGCTATATTTTTAAGAAGCACCGTTTTACCTGTTTTAGGTTGTGCTACTATCATACCTCTTTGGCCTTTTCCAATAGGAGAGAAAAGATCCAGGATACGTGCTGAGTAGTTGTCAGCTTTAGAGCTTAATCTGATTTTTTCTTCAGGGAAAAGAGGAGTAAGGTATTCAAAAGGAACCCTGTCTCTTATTTCTTCAGTAGTCTTACCGTTAACATTTTCTACTCTAAGTAAAGCGAAATATTTTTCACCTTCTTTAGGTGGTCTGATCTGTCCTTTTACGGTATCTCCAGTTTTAAGACCAAATAATTTGATCTGAGAAGGAGATACGTAAATATCATCAGGGCTGGCAAGGTAGTTATAGTCTGAAGAACGCAAGAAACCATATCCATCTTGCATGATTTCCAGCACACCTTCGTTTTCGATTACACCGTCGAAATCACGAACGTTGCCTTCTTTCTTCTTGTTATTACCCCTGTTATTGTTGTTGTTATTATTGCTGTGACTTGTGCTTTCGCTTTTGCTGTCATTATCCTTTGACTTCGCTTCAGCTTTTTCCTTATTGTCATTGCTAGCGCTAGGTTTACGCTCTCTTCTAGGCTTGCTATTGTTGTCATCAGCGCTTTCTTTTTCTTTAGTGTCTTTAGATGGCTTAGCTTCTTTTGTGGATTTTTCATCAAAAGAAGTGACTTTGTCATCTATCTCTATCTTAAAAGATTCCAAAAGCTCTTCTGAGGAAAGATCAGCATCTTTCTTTTCTTTCTTAGCTTTTACATTTTCTCTTTTTCTAGGTCTTTTTGTTTTTTCTTCCTTAGGAGTTTCTGTAGCGGTTGTAGCGGTTTTGCTATCGGAAGCTTTTTTCTTAGGTAGGTCACTTTCTGGAGTTACGGCTTGCTGATCAAGTATTTTGTAGATTAACTCCTGTTTTGAAAGCCTCTTGTAGTTTTTCAGGCCTAGTTCCTCCGCTATCTCCTTGAGTTCTGAAAGAAGCCTTACGTTCAATTCTTCAATGGTGTACATAAATTCTTAGTGCTGAATTCTTTTTAAAATAAATGGGTAAATTTTAACAATTAACATGAGTAGTCTCTTAATACGAGCACTTGTAACGTGCATCTGCAGCTATTGAGTAGCTTATAAGATTATTTCTAGATGGTATATTGAGTTGTTAGAAAAAATAAGCTTTAATAAATCGGAATGTCTTTTAAAGCCTCTTTAAAGTTATCTTTGATAATGCAATATTATACTAACGGTGATCAATTGTCAAATTTTTATTGCTAAATAATTATTCTTGAGGGAAAAAAGTGCGTTTTTACTTTGAAAATCCTTTATTTTTGCCACTGTTTTTAATATAATAATATGCTACAGGTAACCTATATTCGGGAAAATAAGGATCAGGTAATAGCTGGTCTCGGAAAAAGAAAGTTTGCAAATGCTGAAGATGTCATCAATGAGGTGTTAGAGCTCGATGACCTAAGAAAGTCCACACAGCAGAAACATGATGAGGCTCAGTCGGAATCAAACACACTTTCTAAAGAAATAGGTGCTCTGATGAAAGCTGGTAAGAAGGATGATGCCGAAGAGATAAAGCAAAAAACGGCTGATCTAAAAGTACAAGTAAAAGACCATGCAGAAAGGCTCACGCAATATGAGAGTGATTTAAAGGCCTTATTATATAAAATACCTAACGTACCTAATAACGACGTGCCGGAAGGAGCGGGCGAAAATGATAACGTTACGGTAGAGCAACATGGAGATGTGCCTGAACTTTTTGAAGGAGCATTGCCCCACTGGGAGCTCATTAAGAAATATGATATTATAGATTTTGAGCTGGGAAATAAGATAACTGGAGCTGGTTTTCCGGTTTATAAAGGAAAAGGAGCTCGTTTACAGAGGTCTTTGGTTAACTATTTTCTTGATAAAGCAGTAGAAGCCGGCTATATGGAAGTACAGCCGCCTATTCTTATTAATGAAGATAGTGGCTATGGCACTGGCCAGCTCCCTGATAAAGATGGTCAAATGTATTATGTAAGAGAAGAGAACTTTTACCTGATACCTACAGCCGAAGTGCCTATCACTAATATGTACAGAGATGTAATAGTAAATAGTGATGACCTGCCTATTAAGCATGTAGGCTTTACACCATGCTTCAGAAGAGAGGCCGGTTCTTGGGGAGCTCATGTACGTGGACTGAATAGACTTCATCAGTTTGATAAGGTGGAAATTGTAGAGATTCATCACCCAGATAACTCTTATGCAGCTCTTGAAAGAATGTGTAATCATGTAAAAGGTCTATTAGAAAGTCTTAATTTACCTTACCGAGTACTTAATTTGTGCGGTGCAGATTTAGGATTTACTTCTGCTCAGACTTTTGATATGGAAGTATTCTCAGCGGCTCAGCAAAAGTGGTTAGAGGTAAGCTCAGTAAGTAATTTTGAAACTTACCAGGCTAACAGGCTTAAGCTAAGATGTAAAGGAGATGATAATAAGAGCTTCTTCTTGCATACCCTTAATGGTAGTGCATTGGCCTTGCCTAGAATTTTAGCAGCCATTTTAGAAAATAATCAAACAGAAGACGGAATTAAAATCCCTGAGGTACTTGTGCCTTATACAGGTTTTGATTCAATCAGCTAATTCATAGCATTTAAGGTGGAGGTTATTAGCCATCCATCAATTTTTACTGGTAGATGTTTCTTTCTTGTTCTAAATTTAGATTAGATTCCAAATTGACTAATGAACATGAAACATCTATCAGTTTTTTTATTCCTGCCATTATTAATTTTATCCTGTACAAAGAAGAAAGAGGTGGAAGAGAACAAATTAACTTATCCTGAAACTGCAACGGTAGACACCGTAGATAACTATTTTGGAGTAGAAGTAAAAGATCCATACCGTTGGTTAGAAGATGATCAATCTGAAGCTACCAAGAGTTGGGTGAAAGCAGAGAACGAGGTCACTTTTGGCTATCTGAATAAAATCCCTTTTAAAGAGGATTTAAAAGGCAGATTAGAAGAGCTTTTTAATTATGAAAGAGTATTCGCTCCAGCTAAGCATAGAGATTATTACTATTTCTATAAAAATGACGGGCTGCAAAATCAGAATGTGCTTTATAGAAAGAAAGGCGAAGATGGTGAAGCTGAAGTATTTTTAGATCCTAATAAATTCACAGAAGACGGTACCATTTCTTTGGCAGGTGCTTCATTTACAAAAGATGGATCATTGTTTGGCTACCTAATTTCTGAAGGTGGATCTGACTGGAGAAAGGCTATAGTTTTAGATGCAGAGACTAAAGAGCAGGTAGGAGATACGCTGAGAGATATTAAATTTAGCGGAATAGCCTGGAAGGGAACAGAAGGCTTTTACTATAGCAGTTATGACAAGCCTAAAGAAGGATCAACCTTATCAGGTAAAACACAATTGCATAAATTATACTACCATAAAATGGGAACTCCTCAATCTGAGGATGAGCTGATTTTTGGAGGAGAAGAAACACCAAGAAGGTATATTGGCGCTTATCTCACTGAAGATGAAAGGTTTTTGGTTATAAGTGCTGCGGAGAGAACCAGCGGAAATGAGCTATATATAAAAGATTTAAGCAAACCAGATAGTGAAATTGTAACTATTGTTGAAGGTTATGATAGTGAGCAGGGAGTATTGCTTAATGATGGAGACCGATTGATAATAAGTACTAACCTTAAGGCTCCAAATAGCAAGTTAGTGGAGGTAGATATTGCTAATCCTACACCTGAACATTGGAAGGATCTGATTCCTGAAACTGAAAATGTGTTAACAGCTGGTAGTGCAGGAGGTAAAATATTTGCTGATTATATGATAGATGCTAAAACGGCGGTGAAGCAGTATGATCTGCATGGTAACTTTGAGCATGATATTGAATTGCCAGGCATAGGCACAGCCTATGGTTTTAGCGGCGAAGCTGATGATAAGGAGCTTTATTATACTTTTACCTCTTTTACTTATCCTTCTACTATTTTTAAATATGATATTGCTTCGGGTAAATCAACTCTATATCAGCAGGCTAATGTAGATTTTAATCCTGATGACTATGAGACCAAACAGGTTTTTTATACCAGTAAAGATGGTACAAAAGTGCCTATGTTTATTGTGCATAAAAAAGGATTGAAACTCGATGGCAAAAATCCTACTTATTTATACGCATACGGTGGTTTTAATGTGAGTCTTACTCCGTCATTTAGTACCAGCCGAATAGTATGGTTAGAAAATGGAGGTGTTTATGCTCAGCCCAACCTTCGTGGAGGAGGTGAGTATGGAGAGGAATGGCATAAAGCAGGCACCAAGATGCAAAAACAAAATGTATTTGATGATTTCATAGCGGCTGGAGAATACCTGATAGAAAATAACTATACTTCTCATGATTATCTGGCTATATCAGGCGGTTCTAATGGCGGACTGCTGGTAGGCGCTACTATGACTCAAAGGCCAGATTTGGCAAAAGTGGCTTTTCCTGCAGTAGGAGTGATGGATATGCTCAGGTATCATACCTTTACCGCTGGTGCTGGTTGGGCTTATGACTATGGTACGGCAGAAGATTCAAAGGAGATGTTTGAATATATTTATGGTTATAGTCCCGTTCATAATGTTAAGGATAGCGTAGAATATCCTGCTACTTTGGTAACTACCGCCGATCATGACGACAGGGTGGTGCCGGCTCATTCATTTAAATTTGCTGCTCAGCTACAAAAGCACCAGGTAGGAGATAACCCTGTGCTAATAAGAATAGAGACAGATGCCGGCCATGGTGCTGGTAAACCAATAGCTAAAATTATAGAAGAGGAGGCCGATAAATATGCGTTTGCATGGTACAATATGGGTTATACTCCTCAGTTTGAGAAAAAAGACCTTTAAAAAATGATCAGAGAAGGAAAAAAAGAAGACTTGCCTCAGGTGTTAGCGCTTATTAAAGAATTGGCTGTTTATGAAAAGGCTGGCGATGAGGTAGATAATACCGTGGAGCAAATGGAAGAGGATGGCTTTGGCCCAAATCCTGCCTATGGATTATTTGTAGCAGAGTCTGATCATGGCGCCATTGTAGGAATTGCTATTTATTATTACCGTTATTCTACCTGGAAAGGAAGACGAATCTATTTGGAAGATATAGTGGTTACAGAAAGCGAAAGAGGAAATGGTCTTGGTAAAGCGCTTTTTGATAGCGTAATAGCCAAAGGAAAAGGAGAGAAATGTAAAGGAATGGTATGGCAGGTTCTTGATTGGAACGAACCTGCCATTAATTTTTATAAGAAATACTATGATGCAGATCTAGATCCTGAATGGATTAACTGCAGTATTAATTTTTAACTGTATACGACGTGCTCAAAAGGTACATCTACCATGTCGGCTATTTCTTTGCCTAGCTCAGCCATATCTTCATCATCCGGATCATACTTCCATCGTACCATGATTTTGTTTCCGAAAATGAAAAATTTGTTGAGCTCAAATAGAATGTCTAAGAGCATTTTAGTGGAAGAAGTGTTTAAATACTCCATTTCAAGGTCAAGAAAGGTCTCTTTCTGAGGGCTTTGGAAGTAGGTTCTAAGCCACCCTACTATCGCCTGATGAAAAGGAGCAGTGTCTTCCATGAATGATCGGCCTACTATAGATAACTTACCTGAAGAATAGTCAAGAAAAACTTTCGGACTATCTTCGGTTGATTCTAGGTATAATGCATTCATGATATAAATGTATAATAGAAATTGTAAAATTCATTTCTGAAGTAAGTATTTTGATCAAATTCTTAATTCAAACTTACATTATAATTAATGGAAGCAATATTTTATTAAGTTCTTTTTATACGCTTAATGTAAGAAATTACTCTACTTGCTGCAATAATGTTCTGAAAGCCACATGTTTATCTTTGTAATTCTTGTGTAGCAGTTGCACTATTGTAGGGGCGTGGTTGTCTAAATAATCTACAACTTTGTCTACACTTTCTGTGAAGTACTGAAAAGAGTAAGAAACACTTGCTTCTTCATCTTGCCCTAAAACTTTAAAAATCTGGCAATCTTTAAACAAACCAGTGGCCATTACCGTTGGAATATACGTTGTCTTCATCCATGCTAGCCACTCTTGCTCTACGTCGCTGTCAATACCTATAGTTACGTTATAAAGAACCATGATTAATTATATAAAATGCTTAAATATTTAACAATATATATTTGAATTGCGAAAATTCTTTTGCAACATCAAAATTATGATTATTTTCATAGATTATGGCTTTATCATTTTATAAAAATAGGCCTCTTTATTATTTGTGTTTTGTGTTAGTAATGGTATTTATGGCGGGCTGTCATAAGACCACCAATGAAAGTACTGAACCGGAAGAAGAACAGATACCCGCAGTTAGACCTGTGGATTTTGATCTTGAAAGAATTAAAAAGAGGGGCTCAATAATAGCTATTGTAGATAACAGTTCTACAGGTTATTTCCTCTACAGAGGCCGCCCTATGGGGTATGAATATGATTTACTTTCTCTATATGCTGAGCAAATAGGTGTAACACTTGAAATAAAAGTGACTACCAGCATAGATGAGGCATTTGATATGCTAAATAATGGAGAAGGAGATATTATTGCTTATTCACTGGCTATAACCAAAGCCAGAAAAGAAATAGTTGATTTCACACACAGTCATTACACCACTCGTCAGGTGCTGGTGCAGCGTAAGCCCAGAAACTGGAGGAGAATGACTCGTGCTGAGATAGATAAAAAACTGATCCGAAATCAGGTAGATCTTATTGGTAAAGAAGTACATGTGCGTAAAAGCTCTTCTTTTGTAGATAGGTTGCAGAACTTATCAGATGAAATAGGAGGTGATGTGCTTATTATAGAAGAACAAGATAGTGCAGAGTCTGAAGAGTTAATCAGACAAGTGGCCTTTTCAGAAATTGATTATACCATTGCTGATGAAACTATGGCACTTGTAAATGCCTCTTACTACCCTATTCTTGATGTGCGTACTGACATTAGCTTTCCTCAACAGATTGCCTGGGCTGTGCGTAAAAACTCTGACCAGCTGCTTAACTCTCTAAACGAGTGGATCGTTCAGGTGAAAAAGAAGCCTACTTTTAACATCATTTATAATAAGTATTTCAAAAGTCCCAGGGCCTCATTGATAAGAGCTAAAAGTAGCTACTCTTCTATGGGAGGCGAAAAAATTAGTGTTTATGACGATATTATAAAAGTAGCGGCTGACAGTTTGGGCTGGGATTGGCAGCTATTGGCGGCACAGATATATCAGGAATCGCACTTTGATCCTAATGTGGAATCATGGGCAGGAGCTATCGGCCTTATGCAAATAGTGCCAGAAACGGGAGAA includes the following:
- a CDS encoding transporter substrate-binding domain-containing protein yields the protein MALSFYKNRPLYYLCFVLVMVFMAGCHKTTNESTEPEEEQIPAVRPVDFDLERIKKRGSIIAIVDNSSTGYFLYRGRPMGYEYDLLSLYAEQIGVTLEIKVTTSIDEAFDMLNNGEGDIIAYSLAITKARKEIVDFTHSHYTTRQVLVQRKPRNWRRMTRAEIDKKLIRNQVDLIGKEVHVRKSSSFVDRLQNLSDEIGGDVLIIEEQDSAESEELIRQVAFSEIDYTIADETMALVNASYYPILDVRTDISFPQQIAWAVRKNSDQLLNSLNEWIVQVKKKPTFNIIYNKYFKSPRASLIRAKSSYSSMGGEKISVYDDIIKVAADSLGWDWQLLAAQIYQESHFDPNVESWAGAIGLMQIVPETGERYGATDLTDPVDNIMAGVNLLRFLDDLWSKTIKDADERLKFVLASYNVGLGHVVDARELAKKYGRDPLKWDDNVEYFLLMKSKPEFFRDPVVKSGYCRGEEPVNYVKEILNRYQQYRQLITT